A single region of the Vicia villosa cultivar HV-30 ecotype Madison, WI linkage group LG4, Vvil1.0, whole genome shotgun sequence genome encodes:
- the LOC131597799 gene encoding uncharacterized protein LOC131597799: MKEFAQEVGIKLLTSTPYYAQANGQVEAANKVIISLIKKHVGKKPKSWHQSLDQALWACRTSPKEATGTTPFRLTYGHDVVLPVEIYVQSVRIQRQHEIPIEDYWSMMTDELVNLDEERMLALNLLRKQKDRVTRAYNKKVKKQGVCY; encoded by the coding sequence ATGAAAGAGTTTGCGCAAGAGGTTGGCATCAAGTTGTTAACATCGACACCGtactacgctcaagcaaatggTCAGGTTGAAGCTGCCAATAAAGTAATAATTAGCCTAATTAAAAAGCATGTAGGAAAGAAGCCAAAGAGTTGGCATCAATCACTAGACCAAGCTTTGTGGGCATGTAGAACATCTCCCAAGGAAGCAACCGGCACCACGCCATTTCGACTTACATATGGACATGATGTTGTACTACCAGTCGAAATATACGTccaatcagtaagaatacaaagacaacaTGAGATACCAATCGAAGACTATTGGAGTATGATGACGGATGAGCTTGTCAATTTGGATGAAGAGAGAATGTTGGCTCTCAACTTATTAAGAAAACAAAAGGATAGAGTGACTAGAGCCTACaataaaaaggtaaaaaaacaaGGTGTTTGCTATTAA